From a region of the Palaeococcus ferrophilus DSM 13482 genome:
- a CDS encoding metallophosphoesterase family protein, producing the protein MKFAHIADVHLGLSRRIVNTREEDVARNFEEAIRKSLSEGVDFILIAGDLFDSSRPTPQTLRQAVRVLDLAREAGVPVFAIEGNHDRTHRKSSAYALLEDLGLIHLVGIRGESVENEYLRSEPRDDAYLVYGKVGDVTIKGMKYQNAPWFKRNDLKDIFRPDGKSILMLHQGIEETIKDVESQYSVGELALSQIPEGFAYYAFGHIHTNYFTNVGKAYLVYPGSVERTSAKEYSRKVLIDEFGKFQVFRGKPKGFVIAEWSDEEGIFVPSFRHLKTRRFYSIKARSMPLGLLRDVLRKVSSELKVGAEDVVKVTVEVEKTSNLDFIKSLFPTEFIDVEQRVVLREERIAGVEGVSLEDFFSKEEIAVLAALFEEEPDIEALVPAVLREFSVKEPEENEEKEKPEPQKGRKKEEPKEKSGEEGEGRKKKPDRKGSVTLDAFLKGGRV; encoded by the coding sequence ATGAAGTTCGCCCACATAGCCGATGTGCACCTAGGCCTCTCGAGGAGAATCGTCAATACCCGCGAGGAAGATGTGGCGAGGAACTTCGAGGAGGCCATCAGAAAGTCCCTCTCAGAGGGGGTTGACTTCATCCTCATAGCAGGGGACCTCTTCGACTCATCGAGGCCAACGCCGCAGACGCTGAGGCAGGCGGTGAGGGTTCTTGACCTGGCCAGAGAAGCAGGGGTTCCCGTTTTTGCCATCGAGGGCAACCATGACAGGACCCACAGGAAGTCCTCCGCCTACGCGCTCCTCGAGGACTTGGGCCTCATACACCTCGTGGGCATCAGGGGGGAGAGTGTGGAGAACGAGTACCTCAGGAGCGAGCCGCGGGATGATGCCTACCTCGTCTACGGGAAGGTCGGGGACGTGACGATAAAGGGCATGAAGTACCAGAACGCCCCGTGGTTCAAGAGGAACGACCTCAAGGATATCTTCCGCCCCGATGGAAAGAGCATCCTCATGCTCCACCAGGGGATTGAGGAGACCATAAAGGACGTTGAAAGCCAGTACAGCGTCGGGGAGCTTGCCCTCTCCCAGATTCCGGAGGGCTTTGCCTACTACGCCTTCGGCCACATCCACACCAATTACTTCACCAACGTGGGGAAGGCCTACCTCGTCTACCCGGGCTCCGTTGAGAGGACGAGCGCAAAGGAGTACAGCAGGAAGGTGCTCATTGACGAGTTCGGAAAGTTCCAGGTTTTCAGGGGAAAGCCCAAGGGCTTCGTCATAGCGGAGTGGAGCGATGAGGAGGGGATATTCGTCCCGAGCTTCAGGCATCTCAAGACAAGGCGCTTCTACTCCATCAAAGCGAGGAGCATGCCTCTAGGGCTCCTCAGGGACGTTCTGAGGAAGGTGAGTTCGGAGCTCAAAGTCGGGGCGGAGGACGTGGTCAAGGTCACCGTGGAGGTGGAGAAGACCTCGAACCTCGACTTCATAAAATCCCTGTTCCCCACGGAGTTCATTGACGTTGAGCAGCGCGTCGTCCTTCGTGAGGAGAGGATAGCAGGGGTAGAGGGCGTCTCCCTCGAGGACTTCTTCTCGAAGGAGGAGATAGCCGTTCTCGCTGCCCTCTTCGAGGAGGAGCCCGATATCGAGGCGCTCGTGCCCGCGGTTCTCAGGGAGTTCAGCGTGAAGGAGCCCGAGGAGAATGAGGAAAAAGAAAAACCAGAGCCCCAAAAGGGACGGAAAAAAGAGGAACCGAAGGAGAAGAGCGGAGAAGAAGGCGAGGGTAGAAAAAAGAAGCCCGACAGAAAGGGGTCGGTAACTCTGGACGCTTTCCTCAAGGGGGGTAGGGTATGA